Proteins encoded within one genomic window of Mesobacillus subterraneus:
- the atpD gene encoding F0F1 ATP synthase subunit beta — MNKGRVLQVMGPVVDVKFESGNLPEIYNALKIVTSDADVNIELTLEVALHLGDDTVRTIAMSSTDGLKRGVEVLDTGAAISVPVGDVTLGRVFNVLGESIDLEAPVAADARRDSIHREAPTFEQLSTEVEILETGIKVVDLLAPYIKGGKIGLFGGAGVGKTVLIQELINNIAQEHSGISVFAGVGERTREGNDLYHEMTDSGVIKQTAMVFGQMNEPPGARMRVALTGLTMAEYFRDEQGQDVLFFMDNIFRFTQAGSEVSALLGRMPSAVGYQPTLATEMGKLQERITSTNVGSVTSIQAIYVPADDYTDPAPATTFAHLDATTNLERKLSEMGIYPAVDPLASTSRALTPEIVGEDHYSVARRVQQTLQRYRELQDIIAILGMDELSDEDKLTVHRARRIQFYLSQNFHVAEQFTGQKGSYVPVKETVKGFSEILDGKYDHLPEDAFRLVGRIEEVIENAKRMGVEV, encoded by the coding sequence ATGAACAAAGGACGCGTTCTCCAGGTTATGGGTCCGGTTGTTGACGTTAAGTTTGAAAGCGGCAATCTTCCAGAGATCTATAACGCTTTGAAAATTGTAACCAGCGATGCGGATGTGAACATCGAACTAACTCTTGAAGTAGCCCTTCACTTAGGCGATGACACAGTTCGTACAATCGCGATGTCTTCCACAGACGGCCTTAAGCGTGGCGTCGAAGTATTAGATACGGGTGCTGCAATCTCCGTTCCGGTTGGGGATGTAACACTAGGACGTGTATTCAACGTATTGGGTGAGTCAATCGACCTTGAAGCTCCAGTCGCTGCTGATGCACGCCGCGATTCAATCCACAGGGAAGCTCCAACATTCGAACAGCTTTCAACTGAGGTTGAAATCCTTGAAACTGGTATCAAGGTAGTTGACCTTCTTGCTCCATATATCAAGGGTGGTAAGATCGGATTGTTCGGTGGTGCCGGTGTAGGTAAAACCGTATTAATCCAGGAATTGATCAACAACATCGCTCAAGAACACAGCGGTATCTCTGTATTCGCAGGTGTTGGCGAGCGTACACGTGAAGGTAACGACCTTTACCATGAAATGACTGACTCTGGCGTTATCAAGCAAACAGCGATGGTATTCGGACAGATGAACGAGCCGCCAGGAGCACGTATGCGTGTTGCCCTGACTGGTTTGACAATGGCTGAATATTTCCGTGATGAGCAAGGGCAGGACGTTCTTTTCTTCATGGATAACATCTTCCGTTTCACGCAAGCAGGTTCTGAGGTTTCCGCGCTACTTGGCCGTATGCCATCTGCGGTAGGTTACCAGCCGACTCTTGCAACTGAAATGGGTAAATTGCAGGAACGTATCACATCTACTAACGTAGGTTCTGTTACTTCCATCCAGGCGATCTATGTACCAGCCGATGACTACACTGACCCGGCTCCGGCTACAACTTTCGCTCACTTGGATGCAACAACGAACCTTGAGCGTAAGCTTTCTGAAATGGGTATCTACCCTGCGGTGGATCCACTTGCTTCGACTTCACGTGCATTGACACCTGAAATCGTTGGCGAAGACCACTATTCAGTAGCTCGTCGCGTACAGCAGACATTACAGCGTTACAGAGAACTTCAGGATATCATTGCGATCCTAGGTATGGATGAGCTTTCAGACGAAGATAAGCTAACTGTACACCGTGCTCGCCGTATCCAGTTCTACCTGTCACAAAACTTCCACGTAGCCGAACAGTTCACAGGACAAAAAGGATCTTACGTGCCAGTTAAAGAAACAGTTAAAGGATTCTCTGAAATCCTTGACGGCAAATATGACCACCTTCCAGAAGATGCATTCCGCCTAGTTGGCCGAATCGAAGAAGTTATCGAGAATGCAAAACGTATGGGTGTAGAGGTCTAA
- the nuoI gene encoding NADH-quinone oxidoreductase subunit NuoI yields MLGWTKGLAYTLKQLTREKLTYDYPNEPIPLPDRFRGIQKFYPEKCIVCNQCANICPTDCINLTGKKHPDPTKKGKIIDTYDINFELCILCDLCTEVCPTEAIIMTNNFELAEYSRDDLFKNLEWLDENDENIRKVNKA; encoded by the coding sequence GTGCTAGGATGGACTAAAGGATTAGCTTATACCCTTAAACAATTGACTCGCGAAAAGCTGACTTACGATTATCCAAATGAACCGATTCCGCTTCCTGACAGATTCCGCGGGATCCAGAAGTTTTATCCTGAAAAATGCATCGTCTGCAACCAGTGTGCCAATATTTGCCCGACCGATTGCATTAACTTGACTGGTAAAAAGCATCCTGATCCAACGAAAAAAGGCAAAATCATTGATACGTATGATATCAACTTCGAACTATGCATCCTCTGTGACCTGTGCACAGAAGTTTGCCCGACTGAAGCGATCATCATGACGAACAACTTTGAGCTTGCTGAATACAGCCGGGATGATTTATTCAAGAACCTGGAATGGCTTGACGAAAATGATGAGAATATACGGAAGGTGAATAAAGCATGA
- a CDS encoding NuoB/complex I 20 kDa subunit family protein — MDLKLDDLSPAEAAELQRNVFVTTLEQVKGWARSNSMWPMTFGLACCAIEMMASSSAHYDLDRFGTFYRNSPRQSDVMIVSGTVTKKMAPTVRRLYDQLAEPKWVIAMGSCATAGGPYVKSYSVVKGVDQIVPVDVYIPGCPPNPAALIYGINKLKEKIRYEAKTGKKVI; from the coding sequence ATGGATTTAAAATTGGATGATTTATCACCAGCAGAAGCGGCAGAACTCCAAAGAAATGTATTCGTGACAACTCTTGAGCAGGTAAAAGGCTGGGCCAGAAGCAATTCGATGTGGCCAATGACTTTCGGTCTAGCGTGCTGCGCGATCGAAATGATGGCATCGAGCTCGGCTCACTATGACCTTGACCGTTTTGGGACGTTCTACAGGAACTCCCCTCGTCAATCCGATGTCATGATTGTTTCAGGAACTGTAACGAAGAAAATGGCTCCGACTGTCCGCAGGCTGTACGACCAGCTGGCAGAACCAAAGTGGGTAATCGCGATGGGTTCATGCGCGACAGCAGGCGGTCCATATGTAAAATCATACTCAGTTGTAAAAGGTGTCGATCAGATCGTGCCGGTCGATGTTTACATACCGGGTTGCCCGCCGAATCCAGCAGCATTGATTTACGGGATTAATAAATTGAAAGAGAAAATCCGTTATGAGGCGAAAACCGGGAAGAAGGTGATCTAA
- a CDS encoding AtpZ/AtpI family protein, which produces MRRNNRHPLQAMALMSAILSQLVGSILIGIFSGRWLDRTLGAEPLFLIFGLLIGLAAGVYAMLRLIQHFFSGD; this is translated from the coding sequence ATGCGCCGAAACAACCGCCACCCTTTACAAGCGATGGCACTCATGTCCGCTATACTATCTCAATTGGTAGGCTCCATTTTAATTGGCATTTTCTCCGGAAGATGGCTTGATCGTACCCTTGGTGCAGAGCCACTTTTCTTAATATTCGGATTGCTGATCGGATTGGCGGCAGGTGTTTATGCCATGCTCCGCCTCATCCAACACTTCTTTTCGGGAGACTAG
- the atpB gene encoding F0F1 ATP synthase subunit A, translated as MHHEAPLVPFLGLYFNLANMLMITVASAIVFIIAVLSTRRLAMKPTGIQNFMEWIMDFVKGIINSTMDWKDGGRFHVLGITLLMYVFVANMLGLPFSVVVDNELWWKSPTADPVITLTLAVMVVGLSHYYGVKLKGTAEYGKEFFKPFWFMFPIKIIEEFANTLTLGLRLYGNIYAGEILLGLLAASLATDAVGTLAAALPMLVWQGFSVFVGAIQAFIFTMLTMVYLSHKVSHDH; from the coding sequence ATGCATCATGAAGCTCCTTTAGTTCCATTTTTAGGACTTTATTTTAACCTGGCAAACATGCTGATGATCACAGTAGCAAGTGCTATCGTTTTCATCATTGCAGTACTTTCCACTCGAAGGCTTGCGATGAAACCGACAGGAATTCAAAATTTCATGGAATGGATTATGGATTTCGTCAAAGGAATCATCAATAGCACGATGGACTGGAAAGACGGGGGAAGATTCCACGTACTTGGCATCACATTGCTTATGTATGTGTTTGTTGCCAATATGCTGGGACTGCCGTTCTCTGTCGTTGTCGACAATGAACTTTGGTGGAAATCACCTACAGCCGATCCAGTCATCACACTGACTCTTGCAGTCATGGTGGTAGGGCTTTCCCATTACTATGGCGTCAAGCTTAAGGGGACCGCCGAGTATGGCAAGGAATTCTTTAAGCCGTTTTGGTTCATGTTCCCGATCAAGATCATTGAAGAGTTCGCAAATACGCTCACTCTTGGTCTTCGTCTTTACGGTAACATTTACGCGGGTGAGATCCTGTTGGGTCTGCTTGCAGCCAGCCTAGCAACTGATGCTGTCGGCACATTGGCCGCAGCACTTCCAATGCTTGTATGGCAAGGTTTCTCCGTTTTCGTCGGAGCAATCCAGGCATTTATCTTCACAATGTTAACGATGGTTTATCTCTCTCATAAAGTGAGCCATGACCATTAA
- a CDS encoding NADH-quinone oxidoreductase subunit A, producing MEQLNLYQNNYLIVFVFLCLGVLLPIVALFVAKLLRPKYKQDERKYTTYESGMEPFSDARVQFNVRYYVFALMFVIFDVETAFLFPWAVAYEKLGIFALIEMLIFVVMLLIGLIYAWKKKVLKWI from the coding sequence ATGGAGCAGTTAAATCTATATCAAAATAACTATTTGATAGTCTTTGTGTTCCTATGTCTCGGGGTATTGCTTCCAATCGTAGCCTTGTTTGTGGCTAAGCTTCTAAGGCCGAAATACAAGCAGGACGAGCGGAAATATACCACCTACGAGAGCGGGATGGAACCGTTCAGCGATGCGCGGGTCCAGTTTAATGTCCGTTATTATGTTTTTGCTCTTATGTTCGTTATTTTTGATGTAGAAACAGCGTTTTTGTTTCCATGGGCTGTCGCCTATGAGAAGCTGGGGATCTTTGCATTGATCGAGATGCTGATTTTCGTCGTAATGCTACTCATCGGACTCATCTACGCATGGAAAAAGAAGGTGCTAAAATGGATTTAA
- a CDS encoding S8 family serine peptidase, with product MKGSFLIIFPILLILTAFQPQKLELPPIPQEDPQTEKIAIVLTEHQVNEQEIHHQLKTLKNTKLRRVFKHAVNGYSVKGPISELEQLKKSNDIQLLSEVNTYKVENSGHLPNRYKPSESFIDNFELIGTEAVRGLLDKKGNRLTGKGVTIGVIDTGIDYEHPDLRRSFSGGHDLVDGDDDPMETKGAGFRSTLHGTHVAGVIAANGRMRGMAPDAKIVAYRALGPGGSGTTEQVIAAIDDAIEDKVDILNLSLGNDVNGPDLPISLALNKAVDKGIVAVTSSGNSGPNRWTVGSPGTASKAISVGASTPPMQVPYFNAPGISKEIRLELLQGSDNWNITQSENLVFAGLGTKEEMKGVRDKLVLVERGNLTFTEKSKNAFEAGAIGVIIYNNTKGTFFGNLEENLPIPVAAISKEDGLALKKQLNKNSMLIRMDLIEEKDILADFSSRGPVTDTWEIKPDIVAPGVAINSTIPGGYLPLQGTSMAAPHIAGAAALIKQAHPDWSPAEIKAAIMNTAKDISDRDGKRYRTYEQGAGRIQLEEAINTESLVIPGSLQFGKFQLADNMHRHSAKMTVKNTGSTTKTYSFSIPKKEQGIEWELPMSFSLKPNEAKSLEVAMQATPALLKDKIHDGRLLMDDGEYMIRIPYLYVLEEPDYPRVMGFDFAPADNGGAYRYEVYLPGGADEFGIALFDPDQYRFVGFLDWGRKLEKGMVGKEIPLEKLPEEGMYLAKVFAKKKGRESTVDAMIFIGKNTGNREHD from the coding sequence CTGAAGGGTTCTTTCTTAATTATTTTTCCGATATTACTGATACTCACTGCATTCCAACCGCAAAAACTGGAGCTCCCGCCGATTCCTCAAGAAGATCCCCAAACCGAGAAAATCGCTATCGTGTTAACTGAGCACCAGGTGAATGAACAAGAAATCCATCATCAGCTGAAAACCCTTAAAAACACAAAGCTTCGCCGCGTCTTCAAGCATGCTGTCAACGGATATTCCGTTAAAGGTCCAATCTCTGAGCTTGAACAGCTAAAAAAGTCCAATGACATCCAACTGTTATCCGAAGTAAACACATACAAGGTAGAGAATTCAGGGCATCTGCCAAACCGATACAAGCCAAGCGAGAGCTTTATCGATAATTTTGAGCTGATTGGAACGGAAGCGGTCCGTGGGCTTCTTGATAAAAAAGGCAACCGTCTAACAGGGAAGGGTGTGACAATCGGGGTAATCGACACGGGGATCGATTATGAGCATCCTGACTTGCGAAGAAGTTTTTCGGGAGGTCATGACCTGGTTGACGGCGATGATGACCCGATGGAAACGAAGGGGGCCGGCTTTAGAAGCACCCTGCATGGTACTCATGTAGCAGGTGTAATCGCGGCAAACGGAAGAATGAGAGGGATGGCTCCCGATGCGAAAATTGTTGCTTACCGTGCCCTGGGCCCAGGTGGCAGCGGAACAACAGAGCAGGTTATAGCTGCTATCGATGACGCGATAGAAGACAAAGTGGACATTCTGAATCTTTCGCTCGGAAATGATGTCAATGGTCCGGACCTTCCTATCAGCTTGGCGCTCAATAAAGCGGTCGATAAAGGAATCGTCGCGGTTACTTCATCCGGGAATTCTGGACCGAACCGGTGGACAGTGGGATCACCCGGCACCGCTTCAAAGGCCATTTCGGTTGGCGCGTCGACACCTCCGATGCAGGTGCCGTACTTCAATGCCCCGGGAATATCTAAAGAAATACGGCTAGAACTTTTACAGGGTTCGGATAATTGGAATATTACCCAAAGTGAAAATCTTGTTTTTGCAGGGCTGGGAACGAAAGAAGAGATGAAAGGTGTAAGGGATAAGCTTGTCCTAGTCGAGAGGGGTAATCTTACTTTTACCGAAAAATCAAAGAATGCATTTGAAGCAGGAGCAATCGGAGTGATCATCTATAACAACACAAAAGGAACATTCTTTGGGAATCTAGAAGAGAACCTGCCAATTCCGGTGGCTGCAATCAGCAAAGAAGATGGCTTGGCGCTAAAAAAGCAGCTCAATAAAAACTCCATGCTCATCCGGATGGATTTAATAGAAGAAAAAGATATTCTTGCTGACTTCAGCTCACGCGGTCCGGTGACCGACACATGGGAAATCAAGCCGGATATCGTCGCGCCTGGCGTTGCAATCAACAGTACGATTCCCGGAGGTTACCTTCCTCTTCAAGGGACGAGCATGGCAGCACCTCATATTGCAGGAGCGGCAGCCTTGATCAAGCAGGCCCATCCAGACTGGTCCCCAGCCGAGATCAAGGCGGCAATCATGAATACTGCCAAGGATATTAGCGACCGTGACGGCAAGCGGTACCGGACTTACGAGCAGGGAGCAGGAAGGATTCAGCTGGAGGAAGCGATCAATACGGAGAGTCTGGTCATTCCGGGCTCGCTACAATTTGGAAAATTCCAGCTTGCAGATAACATGCATCGTCACAGTGCGAAAATGACAGTCAAAAATACGGGTTCAACCACCAAAACTTATTCATTTTCCATTCCAAAAAAAGAACAGGGAATAGAGTGGGAGCTTCCGATGAGCTTTTCGCTAAAGCCGAATGAAGCGAAAAGCTTGGAGGTGGCGATGCAAGCCACTCCAGCATTATTGAAAGATAAAATCCATGACGGCAGACTGCTGATGGATGATGGAGAATATATGATAAGGATTCCATACTTGTATGTTCTGGAAGAACCGGATTACCCGCGGGTGATGGGCTTCGACTTCGCGCCGGCAGATAACGGCGGGGCTTATCGCTATGAAGTCTATTTGCCGGGAGGAGCAGACGAATTTGGCATCGCGCTTTTTGATCCCGATCAATACCGCTTCGTCGGATTCCTTGATTGGGGAAGAAAGCTGGAAAAGGGCATGGTAGGAAAAGAAATACCTCTGGAGAAATTGCCCGAGGAAGGAATGTATCTTGCCAAGGTTTTCGCAAAGAAAAAAGGCCGAGAGAGTACAGTAGACGCCATGATTTTTATAGGTAAAAATACAGGGAATCGGGAGCACGATTGA
- a CDS encoding F0F1 ATP synthase subunit epsilon, which translates to MKTIKVSVVTPDGPVYESDVEMVSTKASTGELGILPGHIPMVAPLQIGAVRLKNGSNNEFIAVSGGFLEVRPEQVTILAQSAEQSSEIDLERALKAKERAEQRLHERKQENIDFKRAELALQRAINRISVAERRI; encoded by the coding sequence ATGAAGACGATTAAAGTCAGTGTTGTTACTCCCGATGGGCCGGTGTATGAATCAGATGTTGAAATGGTAAGCACAAAAGCGAGCACAGGCGAGCTTGGAATCTTGCCAGGCCACATTCCTATGGTTGCACCGCTACAAATTGGAGCTGTCCGTTTGAAAAATGGCAGCAACAACGAGTTCATTGCAGTCAGCGGCGGCTTCCTCGAGGTCCGTCCTGAGCAGGTGACCATCCTTGCTCAATCTGCAGAACAATCATCTGAAATCGATCTTGAACGTGCATTGAAAGCAAAAGAACGCGCTGAACAGCGCCTGCATGAAAGAAAGCAGGAGAACATCGACTTCAAGCGTGCAGAACTTGCCTTGCAGCGTGCGATCAACCGTATTTCAGTTGCAGAACGCAGAATTTAA
- the atpE gene encoding F0F1 ATP synthase subunit C, translating to MGLIAAAIAIGLAALGAGIGNGLIVSRTVEGIARQPEARGMLQTTMFIGVALVEAIPIIAVVIAFMVIGG from the coding sequence ATGGGTCTTATAGCAGCAGCAATCGCAATCGGTTTAGCAGCACTAGGTGCAGGTATTGGTAACGGTTTGATCGTATCACGTACAGTAGAAGGTATCGCTCGTCAGCCAGAAGCTCGCGGTATGCTTCAAACTACAATGTTCATCGGGGTTGCATTGGTTGAAGCGATTCCAATCATCGCTGTAGTTATCGCGTTCATGGTTATTGGTGGTTAA
- a CDS encoding NADH-quinone oxidoreductase subunit J, translating into MTLTGEFFAFMSLALVAVIGGVLLLNLTKVIHMVVALVFTFVSIAGIYVLLSAEFLAVIQVMIYSGAITIMMLFGIMLTRHHGDDAEPKGGMLRKIALLLGVIGFGAAVYFGIYDLNFEAVPNTLHENNTEQIGVSLFSHYIIPFELTSVILLAALVGAIVLARKDDEKEGDQE; encoded by the coding sequence ATGACGTTAACAGGCGAATTCTTTGCGTTTATGTCACTTGCTTTAGTGGCGGTAATCGGCGGCGTGCTTTTATTAAACCTCACCAAGGTGATCCACATGGTCGTAGCGCTCGTCTTTACTTTCGTCAGTATTGCAGGTATTTATGTGCTCTTGTCCGCTGAATTCCTGGCGGTCATCCAAGTAATGATCTATTCCGGGGCTATCACGATCATGATGCTTTTCGGAATCATGCTTACCCGCCACCATGGTGACGATGCTGAACCAAAAGGCGGTATGCTGCGCAAGATTGCACTGCTGCTTGGCGTAATTGGTTTTGGCGCCGCTGTTTATTTCGGAATTTACGATTTGAATTTCGAAGCAGTTCCAAATACACTTCATGAAAACAATACAGAACAAATCGGGGTATCGCTGTTCTCGCATTACATTATCCCGTTTGAACTGACATCCGTGATCCTGCTTGCTGCGCTCGTAGGCGCAATCGTACTTGCGCGCAAGGATGACGAAAAGGAGGGTGATCAGGAATGA
- a CDS encoding F0F1 ATP synthase subunit delta has product MSNSTVAKRYALALFQLASEKQALPQVEEELRTVKEVVVNNPELTAFLKSPKLPNEKKKEVLKTAFGSASTYVLNTLMILVDRHREDQIADVADQFIALANDAKGVAEAKVYSVQPLTAEQAEAISASFAPQVGKQSLQIENIVDSNLLGGVKLRIGNRIFDGSLRGKLDRLERKLLG; this is encoded by the coding sequence ATGAGCAACTCGACAGTAGCAAAACGCTATGCCCTGGCACTTTTTCAACTCGCTTCTGAAAAACAGGCTCTCCCACAGGTTGAGGAAGAGCTTCGTACTGTAAAAGAAGTTGTTGTGAACAATCCTGAATTGACTGCCTTTTTAAAGTCTCCGAAACTTCCTAATGAGAAGAAAAAAGAGGTTTTAAAGACAGCATTCGGATCTGCAAGCACATATGTCCTTAATACTCTGATGATTTTGGTTGACCGCCACCGCGAAGACCAGATCGCAGACGTTGCTGACCAGTTCATCGCCCTTGCAAATGATGCAAAAGGCGTGGCTGAAGCAAAAGTGTATAGTGTCCAGCCACTCACGGCTGAACAGGCTGAAGCTATTTCAGCTTCGTTCGCGCCGCAGGTTGGCAAACAGTCACTTCAAATTGAAAACATTGTAGATTCCAATTTGCTTGGAGGCGTAAAGCTTCGAATTGGAAATCGCATTTTTGACGGTAGCTTGCGCGGCAAGCTCGATCGTTTAGAACGTAAATTGCTAGGCTAA
- a CDS encoding F0F1 ATP synthase subunit gamma, which produces MASLRDIKNRITSTKKTSQITKAMEMVSAAKWNRGVMNAKAFVPYMEKIQEVTASIAMGSKDSNHPMLNSRPVKKTGYLVITSDRGLAGAYNSNVLRQLYQTIQQRHKSNDEFAIIAIGRVGRDFFQSRGMNVVLDIVGIADQPSFAEIQDIASNTVGMFSDGTFDELYIYYSHYVSAIAQEVTDKKLLPLTDIGGASTKLTSYEFEPNAEEILEVLLPQYAESLIYGALLDSKASEHAARMTAMRNATDNAKELINSLSLSYNRARQAAITQEITEIVGGAAALE; this is translated from the coding sequence ATGGCATCTTTACGTGATATAAAAAACCGTATTACTTCGACTAAAAAGACGAGCCAGATTACCAAGGCAATGGAAATGGTATCCGCAGCTAAATGGAACCGTGGAGTCATGAACGCGAAAGCATTCGTTCCTTACATGGAAAAAATCCAGGAAGTGACTGCCTCAATCGCAATGGGCAGCAAGGATTCCAACCACCCAATGCTGAACAGCCGTCCAGTCAAGAAAACGGGATATCTAGTGATTACATCTGACCGCGGACTAGCAGGGGCTTACAACAGTAACGTCCTTCGCCAGCTGTATCAGACAATCCAGCAACGCCATAAATCAAATGATGAGTTTGCAATCATCGCGATCGGGCGTGTCGGCCGTGACTTTTTCCAAAGCCGTGGCATGAACGTTGTCCTTGACATCGTCGGCATTGCAGACCAGCCGTCCTTCGCGGAAATCCAGGATATCGCCAGCAACACAGTTGGCATGTTCTCTGACGGAACATTTGATGAATTATATATTTACTATAGTCATTACGTCAGCGCGATCGCTCAAGAAGTAACTGATAAGAAGCTGCTTCCGTTAACGGATATTGGCGGAGCATCAACAAAGCTTACCTCTTATGAATTTGAGCCAAACGCTGAAGAGATCCTGGAAGTTCTCTTGCCGCAATACGCAGAAAGCTTGATTTACGGAGCACTGCTTGACAGCAAAGCAAGTGAACACGCTGCTCGTATGACAGCCATGAGAAACGCAACGGACAATGCGAAAGAGCTGATCAATTCCCTCAGCTTGAGCTACAACCGCGCGCGTCAGGCTGCTATTACCCAGGAAATCACCGAAATCGTCGGTGGAGCTGCAGCGCTCGAATAG
- a CDS encoding ATP synthase subunit I: MEIQDLFIRQRKYIFTLLSLYVLGYGFTSYQSVFAGLIFGTSLSLFNLWLLARKMNNFGDSVVQGKKVRSLGSMSRLATGALAVIVAMEYPDRIDLVFTVLGLMTAYIVIMIDFFVQSFHLRK; the protein is encoded by the coding sequence ATGGAAATTCAGGACTTGTTTATTCGCCAGCGCAAATACATATTCACCTTGTTGTCTCTATACGTACTCGGGTACGGCTTTACAAGCTATCAATCTGTTTTTGCAGGGTTGATCTTTGGTACAAGCCTGAGCCTTTTTAATTTATGGCTGCTTGCGAGGAAGATGAACAACTTCGGGGATTCGGTGGTGCAGGGGAAGAAGGTACGCTCTCTCGGCTCGATGTCGAGGCTTGCGACCGGAGCGCTTGCTGTAATCGTTGCGATGGAATACCCGGATCGCATTGACCTTGTATTTACGGTTTTGGGATTAATGACAGCCTATATTGTCATTATGATAGATTTTTTTGTCCAGTCTTTTCATTTACGTAAATAG
- the nuoH gene encoding NADH-quinone oxidoreductase subunit NuoH, whose product MVQELLESSAGLMNFSIFFVLAVVLLFVILGFVTMAILAERKVLGFMQGRYGPSHVGGKWGLLQSVADVVKLLVKEDLIPKAADKPLFIIAPVIAFAPSFMVMATIPLTDKLQFADLNVGFLYYIAISGLTIVGMLMAGWASNNKYSLLGGMRAAAQMISYEIPLVMSVLGIVLLTGSLNLNEIVAAQGESGWFILWQPIAFIVFFIAATAELNRVPFDLAEAENELVAGFHTEYSGFRWAMFMLAEYVYMFAMSALITVLFLGGWLPLPFLGFIPGAVWFALKFSVVVYILIWFRATFPRIRADQLMEFAWKVLLPVALANIFLTALIKEFFLK is encoded by the coding sequence ATGGTTCAGGAGCTACTCGAATCAAGCGCTGGCCTTATGAACTTTAGTATCTTCTTCGTCCTTGCTGTCGTCCTGCTGTTCGTAATCCTTGGATTCGTAACAATGGCAATTCTGGCAGAGCGGAAAGTGCTTGGTTTCATGCAGGGCCGTTACGGTCCATCCCATGTCGGCGGTAAATGGGGTCTTTTGCAATCCGTTGCCGACGTTGTAAAGCTACTTGTAAAAGAAGACTTAATTCCAAAAGCAGCGGATAAGCCGCTGTTCATTATCGCACCGGTCATCGCGTTCGCGCCGTCCTTCATGGTCATGGCGACGATTCCTTTGACGGATAAATTGCAATTTGCTGACTTGAATGTCGGCTTCCTGTATTACATCGCCATTTCAGGTCTGACGATCGTCGGCATGCTGATGGCAGGCTGGGCATCCAACAACAAATACTCATTGCTTGGCGGAATGCGTGCCGCGGCACAGATGATTTCCTATGAAATCCCGCTAGTCATGAGCGTTCTTGGAATCGTCCTGTTGACAGGCAGCCTCAATCTTAATGAGATTGTTGCGGCACAAGGTGAAAGTGGCTGGTTCATCTTATGGCAGCCAATCGCATTCATCGTGTTCTTCATCGCTGCTACTGCCGAATTGAACAGGGTTCCATTCGACCTTGCTGAAGCGGAAAACGAGCTTGTTGCCGGTTTCCACACAGAGTACTCTGGCTTCCGCTGGGCGATGTTCATGCTTGCTGAATATGTGTATATGTTCGCAATGTCTGCGTTGATCACTGTATTATTCCTTGGAGGCTGGCTGCCGCTGCCATTCCTCGGCTTCATTCCAGGAGCTGTATGGTTCGCGCTCAAGTTCAGCGTAGTGGTCTATATCCTCATTTGGTTCCGTGCTACGTTCCCGCGTATCCGCGCCGACCAATTGATGGAATTCGCATGGAAAGTGCTACTGCCGGTCGCGCTGGCAAACATCTTCCTAACTGCTTTGATTAAAGAATTTTTTCTAAAATAG
- a CDS encoding F0F1 ATP synthase subunit B yields the protein MLTMNFVLGAATGLNTGDILFQLFMFLVLLALLKKFAWGPLMGIMKEREEHIAGEIGAAEKSRAEAQKLLEEQRDMLKQARTEAQGLIENAKKQGDVQREEIIALARTESERIKESAKLEIEQQKEQAVAAIREQVASLSVLIASKVIEKEISAADQEKLINEYIQEAGNAR from the coding sequence GTGTTAACAATGAATTTTGTATTGGGAGCGGCAACCGGCCTTAACACGGGCGATATCTTGTTCCAGCTTTTTATGTTCCTTGTTTTGTTAGCATTGCTTAAGAAGTTCGCTTGGGGTCCATTGATGGGCATCATGAAGGAACGTGAAGAGCATATTGCTGGCGAAATCGGAGCGGCTGAAAAAAGCCGTGCTGAAGCACAGAAACTTTTGGAAGAACAGCGTGACATGCTTAAGCAGGCACGCACAGAAGCACAGGGCCTAATTGAAAACGCTAAGAAACAGGGCGATGTTCAGCGTGAAGAAATCATTGCGCTTGCACGCACTGAATCTGAAAGAATCAAAGAATCTGCGAAGCTTGAAATTGAGCAGCAGAAGGAGCAGGCTGTTGCGGCAATCCGCGAACAAGTGGCTTCACTATCTGTATTGATTGCTTCTAAAGTAATCGAGAAGGAAATCTCTGCGGCTGACCAGGAAAAGCTCATCAATGAATACATTCAAGAGGCGGGTAATGCCCGATGA